In a single window of the Tellurirhabdus bombi genome:
- a CDS encoding cytochrome-c peroxidase has product MSRWQKIGFLLVAALWAFILGCQSDSPANEEPKPNPNPVEYKATPYNWIKPANFPDPLYDFKNNPLTVEGVALGKALFYDGKLSQNGIITCDFCHQPSTAFAHTDHPLSHGIEDKVGTRNVPAIQNVAWSSHFFWDGGIVDLDLLPLSPIQNPVEMGDTMANVLKKVQTDGRYPALFKAAYGSEQITNERFLKALSQFMLTLVSANSKYDKYVRKESGGNLSTEELRGLALFQEKCASCHKGELFTDQSFRNNGLPPSPTNQQPDPGRSSITLQETDKNKFHVPSLRNVAITVPYMHDGRFATLEAVLKHYASGMEDNPQLDPLFRQNNRVGIPLTASEQQDIIAFLRTLTDYDFITNRKFQP; this is encoded by the coding sequence ATGAGTCGCTGGCAAAAAATAGGGTTTTTACTGGTCGCTGCACTGTGGGCATTTATCCTTGGCTGCCAATCCGACTCGCCCGCCAACGAGGAGCCGAAGCCAAATCCAAACCCTGTCGAATACAAAGCCACGCCTTATAACTGGATTAAACCGGCTAATTTTCCTGATCCACTTTACGATTTTAAGAACAACCCACTGACGGTTGAAGGAGTGGCCCTCGGCAAGGCGCTTTTTTACGACGGAAAACTCTCGCAAAACGGCATCATCACCTGCGATTTTTGCCACCAGCCCTCTACGGCTTTCGCTCATACCGATCACCCCCTGAGCCACGGCATCGAAGACAAAGTAGGTACCCGCAACGTTCCAGCCATTCAGAATGTGGCCTGGAGCTCGCATTTTTTCTGGGATGGCGGGATCGTTGATCTGGATTTGCTGCCGCTCTCGCCCATTCAGAACCCGGTTGAGATGGGCGACACAATGGCCAATGTGCTGAAAAAAGTGCAGACCGACGGGCGCTACCCGGCCCTGTTCAAAGCGGCTTATGGCTCCGAACAGATTACGAACGAGCGTTTTCTGAAAGCTTTGTCGCAGTTTATGCTGACGTTGGTGTCGGCCAATTCAAAATACGATAAATACGTACGGAAAGAATCCGGGGGTAATCTTTCCACCGAAGAGCTGCGGGGCTTGGCACTTTTCCAGGAAAAATGCGCCTCCTGCCACAAAGGCGAACTGTTCACCGACCAAAGTTTTCGTAACAATGGTTTGCCCCCCTCCCCGACCAATCAACAGCCCGATCCGGGGCGTTCCAGCATTACGTTGCAGGAGACTGATAAGAATAAATTTCACGTTCCCAGCCTGCGAAACGTAGCGATTACGGTGCCGTATATGCATGATGGGCGGTTCGCCACGCTTGAGGCCGTTCTAAAGCATTACGCCTCTGGAATGGAAGATAATCCGCAATTAGATCCGCTTTTCCGGCAAAATAACCGCGTCGGCATCCCACTAACGGCTTCAGAACAGCAGGATATTATTGCGTTTCTCCGTACCCTGACCGACTACGATTTTATCACGAATCGAAAGTTTCAGCCTTGA